The Erwinia sorbitola nucleotide sequence CCTGGACAATGCTGGTCACCGGGTCGCTGATCACTGAATCCGCAGGCAGTCCGTCGTACACTACCAGCTCAATGCGCTGTGATCCGGTGATAAAACCTGCTTCCCGCAGGGCAATTGCCGCGCCGTCACCCAGCATATTACAGTCGGCCATCACCACCTGCGGTCGCCGGGCCTGCGCCAGCAGCTGCCGGGTCAGACGGTATCCTTCCCGGCGTGTAGGATCGACCTGCCAGCATGCATCCTGTGCCAGGCCGCGCTGTGCCAGCGTATCAAGAAATCCCTGACGGCGTTGATCAACAAACGTCTGATCGTGATGGCTGCCGAGCCAGGCAAAGCGTTGCAGCCCGCGATCGGCATAATGCGTTACCGCGAGTGCAGGCCCGTTATAGTTATCGAAATCGAACCAGGCATAAGGGCTGTCCAGCTCGCTGCGGCCTAAAGCCAGAAATGGAAATGCCAGCTGTTGCAGCTTGATCAGGCGGCTATCGTGACGGGCAGTATGGGCAACGATCAGCGCATCCACGCACTTGGTGCGCAGCATACGCTGCATACCGCGATGGTCGTCATGGGTATCGTCAGCGATGATCAGTAAATCCACATCCGCGCGCGCAAGCGATTGCGCGATAGCGCCCATCATTTCGACGAAGCTGATATCGTTAAACGGAAGGGGAGTGACGGGAAACAGCAGACCGACAGCGTTGGTGCGCCCGGTTTTCAGACGTCGCGCAACAGCATTGGGACGATATCCCCGCCGCCTGGCTTCCTGTTGGATCCGCTGACGAGTCTCTTCTGCCACATCATCATAGCCATTCAGGGCCCGACTGACGGTGGTCACAGAGAGACCGAGTGCGCTGGCAATAGCTTTGAGTGACATGTGTGCGTGTAGTGATCAATTTCTGCGCAGGGTAGCACATATTGCGCAGTCTCACTATGATACGGGAGTTTTATTCCAAAATACTGGAATAACCATCCCGGCGCTGAACTACCGGGATGGCGGAACAGTTACAGCGGGCTGAGAGTGATCTCAACGCGACGGTTTTGCGCTTTGCCTTCTGCGGTGCTGTTTGAGGCGATAGGATTATCCGGGCCCATACCCTGAGTACGCACGCGGCTTGCCGCAACGCCCTGGGTGATCAGTGCGCTGCCCACACCATCAGCACGCTGCTGGGAGAGGGACATATTCAGCTGGCGGCTGCCGCTGCTGTCGGTATAACCAATAACGTTAACCGCAGTTTTTGGATACTCTTTCAGCACCATTGCCACGCCGGTCAGGGTATTGGCACCCGCTGGTTTCAGCGTGCTGCTATTGGTGTCAAAGGTGACGTTATTAGGCATATTCAGCACAATATTATCGCCGTTACGAGTGACGCTAACGCCCGTGCCTCTCATTTTATCGCGCAGTTTAGCTTCCTGCACATCCATGTAATAACCCGCACCGCCGCCCAGTGCAGCACCGGCCGCAGCGCCGATCAATGCCCCTTTACCCCGATCTTTCTTGGAGGAGGAGAGCATGCCAACACCGGCACCCAATGCAGCACCGATGCCTGCACCAATGCCAGATTTACCCGCTTCGCGTTCGCCGGTGTAAGGGTTAGTAGTACAGCCAGCCACGGTCAGGGTGCCGCACAGCACCAGGGCGAGTGTGATGACGCTTTTCTTCATGGGGGGATCCCTCTCTTTCGCTGCAATTGGACAAAGTTGCCCGTAAACGCGGCCATTATGCCGCTGAAATGTGGAGGAAATACCCAGGCTTATTCCCAAATTTGTAAGCGAAAGCTACTTCTGGTTATCAGGGTGGCAAAAACAGGTGGTGGTATGTTCGCTGATCAGCCCGCAGGCCTGCATAAATGAGTAACAGGTGGTTGAACCAACAAATTTGAAACCGCGTTTTTTCAGCGCTTTTGACATGGCGTCGGAGACAGGGCTGGTCGCAGGAGCAGTACGATAGTCAGTAAAACGGCTGACCTGTGTCTGATTCTCCACAAAGTTCCAGATAAAGCTATTAAATGCTTCTCCGGCTGCTTCCATCGCCAGCAGCGCACGAGCATTGGCGATTATGGCGCTAATTTTGCCTCGGTGGCGGATAATGCCACTCTCCTGCATCAGACGCTCAATATCGGCCTCATCCATCGCTGCTACCGCCCGGACATCAAAATGATGAAACAGACGGCGGTAATTTTCGCGCTTTTTCAGCACGGTCAGCCAGGATAATCCCGCTACCTGACCTTCAAGGCAGATCATTTCAAAGAGTGCCTGGGTGTCAGTGTGGGGAACGCCCCATTCACTGTCGTGATAGGCGATATATAACGGATCTGCGGAAACCCAGCCACAACGTTGCATTGCACTCTTCCCTTTACTGGTTATTTATCCAGCATATTAACGGAACATCTGACCGTCGCGCAACAGATGTTCGTTACCTTTACGGCGGGTAAAACCGCAGTTGTCGAAAAATTCGAGGATCTGCACAGCCAGCTTACGGCCAACGCCCAACCGGTCGCGGAAATCTCCGGCACTGGTTCCCTCTCCGTCGCCCGCCCGATCGCAGATGATTGCGGCAAAGCGGGCAAGCTGCTCATGGCTGTAGTAGCGGTCGTTTACAATCGCGGTGATGGCACCGCTCTGCGACGCTTTACGCAGCGTCTGGCGCATCAGCTCTTCGCTGCAACCTACTTTATTTGCCAGGTCGCGCACCCACCAGGCTTCAGCGGCAAAGAGCGGCGCTGCCTGCTGCCAGATGGCAGCCTCCCGATCATCAAAACTGATCTTAAAATCGGGCAGATGCAGCCAGCCGTGGTTGTTAATCAGCTTCTGCTGCTCGATTAACCGATCGATAATGGCCAGCACCAGTTCTGCCGGCTGAGTGGGGAATGCCATGCGGCGCAGACGATCGCGGCCAATCCCTGGACGATCGCTATGCTGCTGGTGATAATTTTCCAGCGTGCTGAGTAATGCTGACTGCCAGTCGAGGGCTGTTTGCGGCAGCAGCAGGTAGCCTGCGGCCTGAATAAACTTTGCATCATTCAGCGTGGCGATCAGGGCGCTGCCGCTGCGCTGGAAAAACCAGTTAAGCTCCTCCATGTGCCAGGGATGCCGCTGCAACAGTAGCTCCAGCCTGTCAGCCGAATTTGTGGCCGCTTCCAGCTGGTGCAGCCAGTTAAGGAAGGCGGGCTGGCGTTTGCCCCTTTTAGGTGATGTCAGCAGCAGCACTTTGGCCCCGGCCAGCGTCTGACGGGCGCTGATATCCCGCAGAATCAGCCGGTCATTACCCGCCAGCCACAGCGGGCTGTCGAGCAGCAGCTCGGCCAGACGGTCGTCCAGCAGAGAAATACGCCCGGTGATATGTCTGGCACCGTGATGAATATGCAGCGGCTGGCCCTGATGCAGCGGCTGGTGTGATTGCAGACTGACAATAACCCGCTCATAGGGCTGTTCCGGGGCGGCAGTCAGCAGCCAGTCGCCGCGGCTGACCCCTTCTTTTTCAACACCACCGCTAAGATTCAGTGCAATGCGCTGCCCGGCGCGGGCAAATTCCGTCGGCTGGTTCTGCGCATGAAGGTTGCGCACCCGCACCGGTTTGTTCATGCCGGTCAGCCACAGCGAGTCTCCGATGCGCACCTCACCGGACAGTGCGGTGCCGGTGACGACGACCCCGGCGCCTTTAACGCTAAACACCCGATCAATCGCCAGGCGGAACAGCTGCTCCTGCTGATGCTGGCGTGCGGAGAGCTGACGCAGATGATCGCTCAGTTCAGCAATGCCGGTTCCGGTGAGGGTGCTGGTGGTAAACAGCGCGATGTTTTCCCAGCCGAGCTGCCGGGCAAGCTGGCGAATCTGTTGCGCTACCGCGTCCTGTCGGGCGGGTTCCACGCCGTCACATTTAGTAACTGCGACGGTCAGCGCGGGCTGCCCGCTCAGTTGCAGGATCGCCAGATGTTCCTGGGTTTGCGGCATCACGCCGTCATCGGCGGCGACAACCAGCAGGGCGTGATCGATACCGCCGATGCCGCACAGCATATTATTCAGGAATTTTTCATGGCCGGGGACATCGATAAAGCCGGTTATCTGACCATCGGCCTGCGGCCACCAGGCATAACCGAGATCGATACTCATCCCGCGTGATTTTTCTTCCGGCAGGCGGTCGGCATTCATGCCGGTTATCGCCTGAATCAGAGAGGTTTTGCCATGATCAACATGGCCGGCTGTGGCAATAATCATCCCGTAATCATCCTGATAAGTAGTGCTTCATCTTCCAGTGTTCGCAGATCGAGCCACAGGCTGCCATGGTGAATACGCCCGATAACCGGAACCTCACCCGTACGCAGCCGTGCTGCCAGCGCCAGCAGCGTACTGCCGCTGCCGTCGCATGGAGTCAGCGTGAGCGCCACGGAGGGCAGCTGTTCTACCGGTAGTGAGCCGCTGCCAATTTGCGACAGGCAGTCGGCGCACTCCACGGAAAACTGCCCCTCAAGAGCGGTTTGCAGCAGCGGTGCCAGCCGCTCTGCCTGGCGGGCGATATCGGGCAGAGTACGCGTCAGCAGCCGCAGAGTGGGGAGCTGCTGCGCCAGTTTTTCTGGATGCAGATAGAGCTGTAATGTGGCTTCCAGCGCCGCCAGCGTCATTTTATCGACGCGTAATGCTCGCTTCAGCGGATGCTGTTGCAGGCGCTCAATCAGCGCTTTTTTACCGATGATTATCCCCGCCTGTGGCCCACCGAGCAGCTTGTCACCGGAGAAGCTGACAAGGCTGACGCCTGCGGCAATCAGCGCCTGCGGCATGGGTTCAGGAGGCAGGCCGTACAGGGAAAGGTCAATCAGCGATCCGCTACCGAGATCGCTTATCACCGGCAGATTCAGCTCGTTCCCCAACGCCACCAGCTCTTCCTCGCTGACCGCTTTGGTAAAGCCCTGTACCTGGTAGTTGCTGGTATGTACCTTCATCAGCAGCGCGGTCTCTGCCGTGACTGCCTGGCGATAATCTTTCAGGTGGGTGCGGTTAGTGGTGCCAACCTCGTGCAGCGTACAGCCTGCCTGGGTCATCACATCGGGAATGCGGAACGATCCGCCGATCTCTACCAGCTCACCCCGTGATACCACTACCGATTTATCCGGTGCCAGCGCCGCCAGCATTAGCAGCACGGCCGCTGCGTTATTATTAACAATGCAGGCATCTTCCGCGCCAGTCAGCTGGCACAGCAGGTCAGCCAGCGCCCGGTCACGGTGACCACGTCCGGCATCATCCAGCGCATACTCCAGCGTGACGGGTGAGCGCATCACGCGGCTCACCGCACTGACGGCAGGCTCGGCCAGGAGCGCCCGGCCCAGATTGGTATGCAGCACGGTACCGCTGAGGTTCAGCACGGATTGCAGGCCGCTGACGCGGGTTTGTTCCAGCAGGCTGCTGGCGTGTTCCGCCCAGTTATGACTCCATTCGGGGAGCTGTTGATGTTGCTGGATATACTGGCGCGCCTGCTGTTGCAGCAGGCGCAGCAGGGTGACCAGCTGGCGATGGCCCCAGCGGTCACTCAGTGACTGAAAATCTGCCTGGCGCAACAGACTGTCAATGGCGGGAAGTTGGCTAAACAGTGTTTTCATTGGTTAACTCAGGCTGCGGGCGGCTCTGTGCGGGCAAAGCTGTCGCGCTGGAACAGGGTTGTTGCCAACTGCACCAGAGCAGGCCGCTGAACGTTCCAGCCCGGCGCCACGCGGCGGAAATTCAGGTAGCCCAGGGTACAGGCGGTGGCGATGTCTGCCAGCGTCATCTGTTTGCCGTTCAGCCATTTCCCTTGCGCTGCCGCCGCTTCCAGCGCATCCAGTCCGCGCTGAATTTTATCGCGCTGACGCAGCATTTCACTGGCAGACTGCTGATCCGGATCTTTCTGTTGTTCACGAACGATCAGCAGGGCGGCATCACAGACCCCGTCGGCCAGGGTTTCCAGCTGACGTACCTCAAGCTGCGCGCGTGGATCGACAGGCAGAAACGCCGGGTCGAGGTGCAGCAGTTCCAGGTATGCGGCGATGATCGACGAGTTGTACCAAACCGTCTCATCGTCACCAATCAGCGCCGGGACTTTCCCCAGCGGGGTATAGTCTTTGACATGGCTGCCTTCGTGCCAGGGGGATTCATTGACGAATTCGAAGGTCACTCCCTTTTCCAGCAGCATCACTGAAATTTTACGCACATACGGACTGGTGTAATTGCCGATCAGCTTCATGGACTACTCCCCGGGAAATAAAAATGGATTGAGACTGCTGCGGGCAAAGCCTTCTTGCTCCATACGTGCATCGAGGATCAGCGATGCCAGATCGTCTGCCACCGGCTCGACCGCCGGGTCTTTATCCTGGTAAAGCATCTTCAGATAGGTGCCACAGTCGCCGCAGCTTTCGGCTTTGATCGCCGGGTTCTCGCTGTCGAGCGACCAGTAATGGAGGTCGTGCGTCTGTTCACAATTGCTGCATTTGGCGCGCACCACATGCCACTCACTTTCACACAGATTGCAGTGAAGGTAACGTAACCCTTCCCGACCGCCGCCCATGTGGATGATGCTGGTGACCGGAACGCTGGCGCAGACCGGGCAAAACTGACGCTGCTCACCCGCTTCGGCACGGGCTTTTCCTGGGATCAGCGCGGCCATCTGCGCCCAGTAAAGGGAGAGTGCCGCCCAGATAAACGGCGCTCTGTCGCTGCTGACGCGGGAAAACTCATTAGCAAACAGCGCGCTGGCCATGCCTTCAAGTTCCGCTGAGGAGGCTTTCTCCAGATTTTCCAGCACCGACAGCGCCTGGCCGGTCATCTCGGGCTTCAGTTCGGCGATCAGTGAATGCAGCAGGCGCTGCCAGTGTGCGTCACGCGGCAGCGTGTTGATATCCAGCGGCGGCTTACCCTGCTGCGCGCTCTCTTCCAGGCGCTTGCGCAAATCCATCTCTAGCGGGTGGTCGTAAAGAACGATCTCCTGAGCGGTGGCGATCACCGCGGCAAAGCGCAGATAGTCACCTAACGGATTTTTCTCCGCCAGCTGCCGCAAACGAGCGGCGCGGCGCGTGTAGAGCTGTTTCAATCTGGGGAAAAGTAACGGCGGAATGGTCTCCGCCGCCATAAGATCGCTTTTCTCCAGCCGCTCCTGCGGGATAATGCGAATGGTCATCAGGGGCCTTTTTCCTGTTGTTTTTGCCGGTGTTGCTGCTCTTGCTCGCTACGATACCAGCGCGGATGGTGCTTTCTGGCCCAGGCTGCGGTAACCCAGCCTTCAACCATGGCCGTTATCGTGCCTTTTACCCACAGCGCGGCATACACATGCATCATAATTATCGCAATCAGTAGCACCGCAGCGACAGAGTGCACCACCAGCGCTGCACGGATCAGCGGGATGCTGAAGGCGGGAGCAAAATAAGGCCGCCAGATAACAATGCCGCTGGCAAGCAGCAGAATTAAGCTGGCGATAGCAGCCCAAAATACACACTTCTGTCCGAAATTATAGCGCCCGGTATCGCCGACTTCTTCGTTTTGCACAACTTTATGAATGTTTTTTGCCCAAATCAGGTCTTCTCTGTCGAACAGATTGTGCCGCCAGTAGCGTAAAAACATCCGCAGGAAGGCAATAAACATCACTACCCCGATAAAGGGGTGCAGAATACGTGCCAGCTGCGGCGTGCCGAAGATATTCATCAGCCAGTTAAACGACGGGAAGAAAAAACCCAGCCCGCTGACGGAGGCAAAGATAAAACAGAATGCCACCAGCCAGTGGTTGATGCGCTCAGGTGCGCTGTAACGCTGAATACGCTGACGTGGTTTCATCGGTTTTCCTCCTCATCCTGCTCATCTTCATCGGCCCGGTTCGGCCCCACCCCGATATAGTGAAATGCCATTGAAGCAAAGCTGGCAGCAAAGCCCAGCGCTGCCAGGGGTTTCCAGATCCCTTTCCAGAACGTTACCGCCGGGCTGATGGCCGGATCCTGCGGTAGCCCGTGATAGAGCGCTGGCCGGTCAGCATGATGCAGCACATACATAACGTGGGTACCGCCAACACCTGCCGGATCGTACAGACCGGCATTGGCGAAGCCCCGCGTATTCAGCTCGCTGACGCGTTCTGCCGCCAGCGTTTTCATCTCTTCTTTGCTGCCGAAATGAATTGCGCCGGTGGGGCAGGTTTTCACGCAGGCCGGCTCCTGGCCAACGTTCACGCGGTCAACGCACAGCGTGCACTTATACGCCCGGTTATCCTGGGCGTTAATGCGCGGCACGTTGAACGGGCAGCCCGCGATACAGTAGCCGCAGCCAATGCACTGCTCGGACTGGAAGTCGACGATGCCGTTGGCATACTGAATAATCGCACCCTCTGACGGGCAGGATTTCAGGCAGCCAGGGTCGGCACAGTGCATACAGCCGTCCTTGCGGATCAGCCACTCCAGCCTGCCGTTCTCCTCCACTTCAGAAAAGCGCATTACCGTCCAGGATTTGGCGCTCAGATCGGCGGGGTTGTCATACACCCCGACATTACTTCCCACTTCGTCACGCAGGTCGTTCCACTCCGAGCAGGCTACCTGACAGGCTTTGCAGCCAATGCAGGTGGTGACATCAATCAGCTTTGCCACCTCCAGCTGATGGTCACGGGCCTGTGGTGGAGGCGTCAGGCCGCTGGTGGCCGAGCGGCGAATGATGTCCTGTGATTGATAAGCCATCGGTTATACCTTCTCCACGTTAACCAGGAACGCCTTAAACTCCGGCGTTTGCGTGTTGGCATCGCCAACAAACGGCGTCAGGGTGTTGGCGAGGAAGCCTTTCTTCGCCGCGCCCAAAAAGCCCCAGTGAATCGGAATGCCGATGGTATCGACCTCTTTGCCATCCACTGCCAGAGTCCGCAGTCGTTTAGTCACCACCGCTTTGGCTTTGATGTAGCCGCGCTGTGAACTGACTTTGACCGTGTCTCCGTGGCTGATGCCGAGTTTGCCCGCCAGCGTTTCGCCTATTTCGACAAACTGCTCCGGCTGCGCGATAGCATTAAGCCGTGCGTGCTTGGTCCAGTAGTGGAAATGCTCGGTGAGGCGGTAGGTGGTTCCGACATACGGGAACTGCTCTGCCTTGCCCATGGAGGCGAGATCGCCGGGGAACACGCGCGCCGCCGGATTGGATACCACCGCAGGATGCAGCGGGTTAGTGCCAAGCGGGGTTTCAAACGGCTCATAGTGTTCCGGGAACGGCCCTTCCGCCAGCTTGTCGAGCGCAAACAGCCGCCCCATGCCTTCCGGCTGCATGATAAACGGCCCGGCATCGCTGCCCGGCGGTGCAGTACTGTAGTCGGCAATATCCTGTCCGGCCCATTTCGCACCGTCCCAGTGCAGCAGCTGGCGTTTTGGATCCCACGGTTTACCCTGCGGATCGGCAGAAGCGCGGTTATAGAGGATGCGGCGGTTAAGCGGCCATGCCCAGCTCCAGCCTGGGGTATTGCCTAACCCGGCGGGATCGCTGTTATCGCGCTTCGCCATCTGGTTGCCTTCCTGCGTCCAGCTTCCGGCGAAGATCCAGCAGCCGCTGGCAGTGCTGCCGTCGCTGCGCAGCTGGGCGAAGCTGCTGAACTGCTCCCCTTTTTTCACCACCACATGGCCGCTGTCATCCAGCAGATCCTTCAGCGCCCGGCCGTTACTCTCTCTGGCCACCTCTTCGGAGGTTGGAGAGTCAGGAGTCTGGTAGTCCCAGCTCATATTCAGAACGGCTTCCGGCAGCGCTCCGCCTTCCTGCGCATACAGCTGGCGCAGGCGGCGATAAATCCCGGCGAGGATTTCGCCATCATTGCGCGATTCACCCGGGCCATCTGCCCCTTTCCAGTGCCACTGTAGCCAGCGGGCGGAGTTGACGATTGACCCGTTTTCCTCGGCAAAGCAGGTGGACGGCAGGCGGAACACTTCCGTTGCGATCTGAGATGGTTCGGTGCGATTAAATTCGCCATGATTTTCCCAGAAGCTGGCGGTTTCGGTGGTGAGCGGATCGATAACCACCAGGAATTTCAGCTTCGCCAGCGACTCTGCCACCTTCTGCTTGTGCGGGAATGAAGCCAGCGGATTAAAGCCCTGGCAGAGATAGCCGTTGACCTCGCCGCGATGCATCATGTCGAAATACTGCAACACGTCGTAGCCTTTATCCCACTTCGGCAGCCAGTCGAATCCCCAGCTGTTTTCCGCCTGTGCATGCTCGCCGTAGAAGGCTTTCATCAGGCTGATAAAGAACTTTGGATAGTTACTCCAGTAGTTCACCTGACCTGGCAGCAGTGCTTTCGGCGTGTTTGCGCTCAGGTAGCTGTTGAGATCGGTCTGATGCTCTGAGGGCAGCGTCATATAGCCCGGCAGGCTTTGCGAAAGCAGACCGAGATCGGTCAGCCCCTGGATATTGGAGTGGCCGCGCAGCGCATTGATACCGCCACCCGCCATACCCATATTGCCCAGCAGCAGCTGGATCATCGCCATGGTGCGGATGTTCTGTGCGCCGATCGAGTGCTGCGTCCAGCCAAGTGCATAGAGGAACGAAGCCGTGCGATCCGGAGCGCTGGTGGCCGCCAGCAGTTCACAAACGTGCAGGAAGTCCGCCCGCGGCGTGCCGCAGATACGTTCAACTATTTCAGGCGTGTAGCGACTGACATGGGTTTTCAGCAGGTTCCACACACAGCGTGGATGCGTCAGCGTGGTGTCACGCTGTGCAAAACCCTGCTCATCCAGCGCATAGTGCCAGCTGGTTTTGTCATAGCTTCGGGTTGCCGCATCGTAGCCGCTAAACAGGCCGTCATCGAAGCTAAAGTCATCGCGCACAATGAGGCTGGCGTTAGTATAAGCCGCCACATACTCATGCTGGATGGTGTCATTTTCGATCAGATAGCGCAGCACGCCCGACAGGAATGTAATGTCGGTGCCGGATCGAATAGGCGTGTAGAAATCAGCCACCGATGCCGTACGCGTAAAGCGCGGATCGATAACGATCAGTTTCGCATTGTTATGGATTTTGGCTTCCATCGCCCAGCGGAATCCTACCGGATGCGCTTCAGCGGCGTTGCCACCCATCACAATAATCAGATTGGCATTGCGGATGTCGACCCAGTGGTTGGTCATCGCACCGCGACCGAACGTTGGAGCAAGACTTGCTACCGTAGGTCCGTGTCAAACGCGCGCCTGGTTGTCGACGGCAAGCATGCCGAGGGAACGGGTCATCTTCTGGGTGAGATAGCCGGTTTCATTGCTGGCAGCGGAGGCACACAGCATTCCGGTACTGAGCCAGCGGTTGACGGTGACACCATCTTTATTCTGCGCGATAAAATTGGCGTCACGATCGTCTTTCATCAGCCTGGCAATGCGGGTAAAAGCATCATCCCAGCTGATACGCTGCCATTTATCAGAACCGGCAGCGCGGTATTCTGGATATTTCAGGCGGTTTTCACTTTGAATAAAGTCGAGCAGTCCAGCCCCTTTCGGGCACAGGGCACCGCGGCTCACCGGGTGATCGGGGTCGCCTTCAATGTGGAATATCTGCTCTTTAACATTTTTTGCACCGTCGCCGAGGCTGTACATCAGCAGGCCGCAGCCCACCGAGCAGTAGGTGCAGGTGTTGCGTGTTTCACGGGCGCGCAACAGTTTGTACTGGCGGCTTTCTGCCAGCGCAGCGGTAGGCACAAAGCCCAGAGCGGCAGCGGTGGTTCCCGCCATTCCTGCCGCACAGATTTTAAAAAATCGTCTTCTGCTGACTTTCATAACGTCATTCCTGATTCGACACGGGTCAATTTTTTTGCGCAGCAAAGGTGAGAGGTTCACAATGAGCACAGGCGCCTTTTTAAACGCGCACGAGTTTAAATAATACCACAAAAAAAATAGGGTTGATGGGGCAGGCTAAATTCAGTGAGTGAAAAACAGCACAAAAAAGAGGGAATTCTGTCACCGGTATCTGGCGCACGTCAGATTGCGGTATGGCAGCGCGATGCCTTGCAACAGCCGCAGCCGGACTGGCTGGCAGAGGAAGTTCCGGTGGCGCTGGTGTACAACGGTATTTCTCATGTGGTGATGATGGCGACGCCGAAAGATCTGGAGGCATTTGCCATCGGCTTTTCGTTATCGGAGGGTATTATTGCCTCGCCGGCGGATATTTTCGGTATCGACGTAGTCACGGTTTGCCAGGGAATTGAGGTGCAGGTGGAGCTTTCCAGCCGCCGTTTTATGGCGTTAAAGGAGCAGCGCCGTGCTATGGCCGGCCGCACCGGCTGCGGGGTGTGTGGCGTGGAGCAGCTGGCGGAAATTGGTAAGCCAGTCGAGCCGCTGCCATTTACCCACTCATTTGCCTTAGAGCATCTTGACCATGCGCTGAATCAGCTGAAGTCATTCCAGCCCGTAGGCCAGCTAACCGGCTGTACTCATGCCGCCGCATGGGTTACCCCTGCCGGAGAGTTAAGCCTCGGCTGTGAAGATGTGGGCCGGCATGTGGCGCTGGATAAGCTGCTGGGAATGCGCAGCAAAGAGCCAGCGGCGGCGGGCGCGGTGCTGGTCTCCAGCCGCGCCAGCTATGAGATGGTGCAGAAGTCTGCCATGTGCGGTGTTGAGATTCTGTTTGCCGTCTCCGCCGCTACACAGCTGGCGGTAGAGGTGGCGCAGCGCTGCAATCTGACGCTGGTAGGTTTCAGCAAGCCGGGACGCGCCACGGTGTATACGCATCCGCAGAGGTTGCTTTAAGCCAGCACCACCTGGGTGAGCACCTGCTGTAGAGCGATGCAGGCGGGCAGAGTGGCGGCGCTGCTGTCGGTAACCAGCGTGCTGACCTGCTCAATGCTGGCATAATTCATCCGGCTGTTAACACCGAGCTTGCTGTGATCGGCCAGCAATATCAGCCGCCCGGCCTGGCGCGTCATGGCGCGCGCGATGGCCGCTTCGTGCGGCTGGAAACTGCTGGCACCGTGTTTGGCGTCCAGTCCGACCGGAGAAAGCAGCGCAACGTCAGCGCGGAAGCGGTAGATCTCATCGATGGTCAGCTCTCCGCGTGTCTCCTGTGCGCCAGCCTGCATATTACCGCCCAGCAGAATCACCTGATTATTCAGTGTCTCATGCTCTTCAGCCGCACAGAGTTTTAATGCCGCGTTGAGGCTGTTGGTGACGATGGTCAGACCCGACATAGAACGCAGCTCTTCCGCCAGCATGGTGGTAGTGCTGCCCGCATCCATAAATACCGTCTGCCCCGGCTGTAACAGCTGTACCGCCGCGCGTGCAATCGCCCGCTTCTCTTTGGCCATTACCGAACTGCGCACCGTCAGCGGTGGTTCCGGTGTGGCATTCAGCGCCACCAGGCCACCGTGAACGCGTTTTGCCAGCCCTTCAGCTTCCAGCTCAATCATGTCGCGGCGGGCCGTTTCACGTGAAATACCCAGCTCTTTGATGATTCGTTCGGTGCTCACCTGGTTGAGGGTACTGAGCAGCGCCCGGATGCGATGTAAACGTGTTTCCTGCAACATCATTCTGCTTTCCTGTAGATGATTCACCGACATAGCCTAACCGACATTAACGCGCCGTGCATGTGTATTTTATTGCGTTTGTGTATTTGGTTGCATTTCACAAAAAAGTTGCCATGATGAAGGTCAGACATTGCTGACTGCCTGTCTCCG carries:
- a CDS encoding LacI family DNA-binding transcriptional regulator, coding for MSLKAIASALGLSVTTVSRALNGYDDVAEETRQRIQQEARRRGYRPNAVARRLKTGRTNAVGLLFPVTPLPFNDISFVEMMGAIAQSLARADVDLLIIADDTHDDHRGMQRMLRTKCVDALIVAHTARHDSRLIKLQQLAFPFLALGRSELDSPYAWFDFDNYNGPALAVTHYADRGLQRFAWLGSHHDQTFVDQRRQGFLDTLAQRGLAQDACWQVDPTRREGYRLTRQLLAQARRPQVVMADCNMLGDGAAIALREAGFITGSQRIELVVYDGLPADSVISDPVTSIVQATRPDVGQQVAEMVLRLIQGEDVNSLQVLWQPELKLP
- a CDS encoding OmpA family lipoprotein: MKKSVITLALVLCGTLTVAGCTTNPYTGEREAGKSGIGAGIGAALGAGVGMLSSSKKDRGKGALIGAAAGAALGGGAGYYMDVQEAKLRDKMRGTGVSVTRNGDNIVLNMPNNVTFDTNSSTLKPAGANTLTGVAMVLKEYPKTAVNVIGYTDSSGSRQLNMSLSQQRADGVGSALITQGVAASRVRTQGMGPDNPIASNSTAEGKAQNRRVEITLSPL
- a CDS encoding DNA-3-methyladenine glycosylase I, with the translated sequence MQRCGWVSADPLYIAYHDSEWGVPHTDTQALFEMICLEGQVAGLSWLTVLKKRENYRRLFHHFDVRAVAAMDEADIERLMQESGIIRHRGKISAIIANARALLAMEAAGEAFNSFIWNFVENQTQVSRFTDYRTAPATSPVSDAMSKALKKRGFKFVGSTTCYSFMQACGLISEHTTTCFCHPDNQK
- the selB gene encoding selenocysteine-specific translation elongation factor, encoding MIIATAGHVDHGKTSLIQAITGMNADRLPEEKSRGMSIDLGYAWWPQADGQITGFIDVPGHEKFLNNMLCGIGGIDHALLVVAADDGVMPQTQEHLAILQLSGQPALTVAVTKCDGVEPARQDAVAQQIRQLARQLGWENIALFTTSTLTGTGIAELSDHLRQLSARQHQQEQLFRLAIDRVFSVKGAGVVVTGTALSGEVRIGDSLWLTGMNKPVRVRNLHAQNQPTEFARAGQRIALNLSGGVEKEGVSRGDWLLTAAPEQPYERVIVSLQSHQPLHQGQPLHIHHGARHITGRISLLDDRLAELLLDSPLWLAGNDRLILRDISARQTLAGAKVLLLTSPKRGKRQPAFLNWLHQLEAATNSADRLELLLQRHPWHMEELNWFFQRSGSALIATLNDAKFIQAAGYLLLPQTALDWQSALLSTLENYHQQHSDRPGIGRDRLRRMAFPTQPAELVLAIIDRLIEQQKLINNHGWLHLPDFKISFDDREAAIWQQAAPLFAAEAWWVRDLANKVGCSEELMRQTLRKASQSGAITAIVNDRYYSHEQLARFAAIICDRAGDGEGTSAGDFRDRLGVGRKLAVQILEFFDNCGFTRRKGNEHLLRDGQMFR
- the selA gene encoding L-seryl-tRNA(Sec) selenium transferase codes for the protein MKTLFSQLPAIDSLLRQADFQSLSDRWGHRQLVTLLRLLQQQARQYIQQHQQLPEWSHNWAEHASSLLEQTRVSGLQSVLNLSGTVLHTNLGRALLAEPAVSAVSRVMRSPVTLEYALDDAGRGHRDRALADLLCQLTGAEDACIVNNNAAAVLLMLAALAPDKSVVVSRGELVEIGGSFRIPDVMTQAGCTLHEVGTTNRTHLKDYRQAVTAETALLMKVHTSNYQVQGFTKAVSEEELVALGNELNLPVISDLGSGSLIDLSLYGLPPEPMPQALIAAGVSLVSFSGDKLLGGPQAGIIIGKKALIERLQQHPLKRALRVDKMTLAALEATLQLYLHPEKLAQQLPTLRLLTRTLPDIARQAERLAPLLQTALEGQFSVECADCLSQIGSGSLPVEQLPSVALTLTPCDGSGSTLLALAARLRTGEVPVIGRIHHGSLWLDLRTLEDEALLIRMITG
- a CDS encoding glutathione S-transferase yields the protein MKLIGNYTSPYVRKISVMLLEKGVTFEFVNESPWHEGSHVKDYTPLGKVPALIGDDETVWYNSSIIAAYLELLHLDPAFLPVDPRAQLEVRQLETLADGVCDAALLIVREQQKDPDQQSASEMLRQRDKIQRGLDALEAAAAQGKWLNGKQMTLADIATACTLGYLNFRRVAPGWNVQRPALVQLATTLFQRDSFARTEPPAA